The stretch of DNA TGAACTTCCTCGGCGTGATCTACCGCGAGATCAAGCAGGCCACCACCGACATGGACCGCATGTTCGTGCTGCTGGGCACGCACCAGGAGGTGGCCGACGCGCCGGGCGCGCCGCCGCTGCGAGTCGGCGGGGCGCAGGTGCGCTTCCGCGACGTGCGTTTCGGCTACGAGCCGGACCGCACCATCCTGGACGGGGTCGACTTCACCATCGCCGCCGGCACCACCACCGCGGTGGTGGGCCACAGCGGCTCGGGCAAGTCGACGCTGGCGCGGCTGCTGTTCCGCTTCTACGACGTGGGCGGCGGCGCGATCGAGATCGACGGCCAGGACATCCGCGCCATCACCCAGGACAGCCTGCGCCGCGCCATCGGCATCGTGCCGCAGGACACCGTGCTGTTCAACGACAGCATCTACTACAACATCGCCTACGGCCGCCCGGACGCGACCCGCGACGAAGTCATCGCCGCGGCGCAGGCGGCGCAGATCGATGCCTTTATCCGCGAACTGCCGCAAGGCTACGACACGCCCGTGGGCGAGCGCGGCCTGAAGCTGTCCGGCGGCGAGAAGCAGCGCGTGGCGATCGCGCGCACGCTGCTGAAGAACCCGCCGGTGCTGGTGTTCGACGAGGCGACTTCCGCGCTGGATTCGCGCACCGAGCAGGCGATCCAGGCCGAGCTGATGCGCCTGGCGCAGAACCGCACCACGCTGCTGATCGCGCACCGGCTCTCCACCGTGGTTCATGCCGACCAGATCCTGGTGATGGACCACGGCCGCATCGTCGAGCGCGGCACCCATGCGCAGCTGATGCGCGCGGGCGGGCGCTATGCCGAGATGTGGGACATCCAGGCGCGCGCCGCCGCCAGGGGCGGCGATGCCATCGGCGCGGACGCGCTCGCGCTCGACGTGGGCGACGCCACCCAGGACGCCTGATCCGCTATCCGCTGCGCCGGCTTGCACCAGCGCGCGGCGCGGATTGTCGGCAATCGCTGCCGACGATGCTACTACGGCAATCGCCGCGCCCATTTCTGGTTCGACAATCACGCGCGGGCACGCCCTGAAACGGGGCCCGCAAGGCTGGCATGTCCCTTGCGGACGGATCCCTCCGAAATCACTATCCACGGAGAGATGCCATGGCCCCATCCCGCGCTGCGCAAGTGTCGTCCGCAGTTTTCACGGCCGTCAGCAAGAACGCCGGTAAGCCCGCTACACGTCCGGCACGCCGCCGGCTGCTGAAGCTGGGCGCCATGCTCGGCACCAGCCTGGTGCTGTCGACACAATTCGCCGGCGCCGCCCATGCGCAGGCCGCGGCCACCAAGGTCAGATTCCAGCTCGACTGGCGCTTCGAAGGGCCGGCGGCACTGTTCCTGCTCGGCGAGCAGAAGGGCTACTACAAGGCCGAAAAGCTCGAGGTCTCGATCGATGCGGGCAACGGCTCGGGCAACGTGGTCAACCGCGTGGCCTCGGGCACCTATGACATGGGCTTCGCCGACATGTCGTCGGTGATGGAGTTCTACGGCAACAATCCCGACGCGAAGAACAAGCCGGTGGCGGTGATGATGGTCTACAACAACACGCCCGCGGCCATCCTGGCGCTGAAGAAGTCGGGCATCCGCGCGCCGAAGGACCTGGCTGGCAAGCGTCTGGGCGCGCCGGTATTCGACGCCGGCCGGCGCGCCTTCCCGATCTTCGCCCGGGCCAACGGCCTGCAGGCATCGTCGTTCAACTGGCAGGCGATGGACCCGACGCTGCGCGAGACCATGCTGGTGCGCGGCGACCTCGACGCCATCACTGGCTTTTCGTTCACGTCGATCCTGAACCTGAATGCGCGCGGCGTGAAGGACGAGGACATCGTGGTGCTGCCATACCCGCAGTTCGGCGTGAAGCTGTACGGCAACGCCGTGATCGCTTCCGAGGAATTCATCAGGAAGAACCCGGAGGCGGTGAAGGCGTTCCTGCGCGCCTTCAGCAAGTCGGCGCGCGAAGTGATCGCCCGTCCGGAAGAGGGCATCCGGGCGCTCAAGGCGCGCGACGGCATCATCGACGAGAAGCTTGAAACGCGCCGCCTGAAGCTGGCGCTGGACAGCGTGGTCCAGTCGCCCGACGCCAGGGCCGAAGGCTTTGGCCGCATCAGCAAGCCGCGCCTGTCGCTGATGGCCTCGCAGGTGGCCGATGCCTTCGGCACCAAGGGCCGTATCAACCCCGATGCGCTGTGGACCGACGCGTACCTGCCGAGCGCGGCCGAACTGGATGTGCTGCGATGATGGCGCGCCTGGCTGAATCCATGCCGGCCCCCGCGACTGCCGCGGCGGCGGCGTCCGCGCCCGTCGAGCCCTTCGTCGATTTCAATCGGGTCTGGCTGGCCTATGACGACGCGCTCGCGCGCCAGGGCGAGTTCGCGGTGGAAGACCTGTCGCTGCAGGCCGCGCCGGGCGAGTTCATCGCCATCGTCGGCCCGTCCGGCTGCGGCAAGTCCACCTTCATGAAGCTGGCGACCGGACTGAGGCCAGCCACGCGCGGCACAGTCAGGATTGCCGGGGAGAAAGTGAGCGGGCCGCTCAAGCAGGTGGGCATGGCCTTCCAGGCGCCGACGCTGCTGCCATGGCGCACCACGCTCGACAACGTGATGCTGCCGCTGGAGATCGTCGAGCCCTACCGTTCGACCCTGCGTGCCAGGCGCGACGAATACGTCGACCGCGCCCGCCGGCTGCTGCATACCGTGGGCCTGGGCGGCTACGAGGACAAGTACCCGTGGCAGCTGTCCGGCGGCATGCAGCAGCGCGCCTCGATCTGCCGCGCGCTGGTCCACCAGCCGCGCATGCTGCTGCTCGACGAGCCCTTCGGCGCGCTCGATGCCTTCACCCGCGAAGAACTATGGTGCGTGCTGCGCGACCTGTGGCAGGCGCAGCGCTTCAACGTGATCCTGGTCACGCACGACCTGCGCGAAGCCGTGTTCCTCGCCGACACGGTCTACGTGATGAGCCAGCGCCCCGGCCGCATCGTGCTGCGCAAGGAGATCAGCCTGCCGCGCCCGCGCGATCTCGAGCTGACCTATACCGAGCCCTTCGCCGAACTGGTGCACACGCTGCGCGAGAAAATAGGCCATGTGCGCCAACACTGAGACCCGACGATGATGATGACTTTGACTTCCGCGCAAGAGCGCCGCGTGCAACGCGTGGCGCCGTGGCTGCTGCTGGCCGCGGTGCTGCTGCTATGGCAGGGCGCGTGCATGGCCTTCGATGTCTCCGACTTCATCCTGCCGACGCCGACCGCGATCGCGACCGCGCTGGTCGACTACGCGGACGTAATCGCTGGCCATGCGTGGCGCACCTTCTGGACCACCATGGCGGGTTTTGCCGTGGCCATAGGCGTGGGCGTGTTGCTCGGGCTGGCGATGGGCTCGTCGCGGCTGCTTTATGCCGCCAGCTACCCGCTGATGACCGCCTTCAACGCGCTGCCCAAGGCCGCCTTCGTGCCGATCCTGGTGGTGTGGTTCGGGCTGGGCGCCGGCCCGGCGATCCTGACCGCGTTCCTGATCTCGTTCTTCCCGATCATGGTCAATATCGCCACCGGCCTGGCCACGCTCGAGCCGGAACTGGAAGACGTGCTGCGCGTGCTGGGCGCCAAGCGGCGCGACGTGCTGTTCAAGGTCGGCCTGCCGCGCGCGCTGCCGTACTTCTTCGCCTCGCTGAAGGTCGCGATCACGCTGGCCTTTGTCGGCACCACGGTGTCGGAGATGAATGCCGCCAACGAGGGCATCGGCTACCTGCTGGTGTCGGCCGGCTCCGCCATGAAGATGCCGCTGGCCTTTGCCGGGCTGGTGGTGATCGCGGTGATGGCGATGGCGATGTACGAGCTGTTCGCGGTGGTGGAGAAGCGCATGACCGGCTGGGCCCACCGGGGTTGAGGCGGCGGCTGGCGAAGCGCCGCGCGCCGGTGGATAATCCGCGTCATGGAAATCAAATGGCTTGAAGACTTCGTCAGCCTGGCCGAGACGCACAGCTTCTCGCGCTCGGCCGAACTACGCCACGTCACGCAACCGGCGTTCTCACGCCGGATCCAGTCGCTGGAGGCGTGGGTCGGCACCGAGCTGATCGACCGCTCGAGCTATCCCACCAGCCTGACCCCGGCCGGCAAGGTGTTCTACGAGCAGGCGCTGGCGATGCTGGCGCAGGTCAGCGAAACCCGAGCGCTGATGCGCGGCCAGCGCTCGGCCAATGCGCAGGTGCTGGAATTCGCGGTGCCGCACACGCTGTCGCTGACCTTCTTCCCGGAATGGCTCAAGGCGCTGGAGCGCAAGCTCGGCACGCTGCCGTGCCGGCTGCGCGCGCTCAATGTCCATGACGCGGTGCTGATGCTGGTCGAGGGCGGCTGCGACCTGGTGATGGTCTACCACCACGCGCGCCAGGCCATCCAGCTGGATCCGGCGCGGTACGACATGCTGGTGCTCGGGACCGAACGGCTATCGCCCTACAGCGTTCCGGACCCCGCCGGCAAGCCCCTGTTCCGGCTGCCGGGCACCGACAAGAAGCCGGTGCCGTTCCTCAGCTATACGCCCAACGCCTTCCTCGGCCGCATGGTCGACCTGCTGCTGGCTGAAACCGCCGAGGCGCTCAAGCTGGACAAATGCTACGAGACCGATATGGCCGAGGCGCTCAAGGTGATGGCGCTGTCCGGCCACGGCATGGCCTTCCTGCCCGAAAGCGCGGTGCGCGACGACGTCGCGGCGGGCCGGCTGGTGCGGGCCGAGTCGGCGCGCGGCCTGCCGCTGTCGATCGACATGGAAATCCGCTTGTATCGGGAGAAGCCGGGCGAGAACGGCGGCGAGCGGCGCGCCGGGGCGCGGCGCAAGCGGCAGCTGGTGGACCAGGTGTGGGGGACCCTGACCTCGGCGTAGCGACGGTTTGCTCCAAGGTTATGCGCGTCCTGCATAACCCGATGAGCAAACGGCATTGGATTCGGGGCCGCCGCCAAGCCTAAGCTTGCGCCCATCTTCCACCCCGGAACCCACCCGATGTCTTCCGCAGCACCGACCAACACTGCTGGCCAAAAGCACGCACTCCCGTCCTACCTCAACGCCGACAACCTCGGCCCCTGGGGCATCTACCTGCAGCAAGTCGACCGCGTCACGCCCTACCTGGGTTCGCTGGCGCGCTGGGTCGAGACCCTCAAGCGTCCCAAGCGCGCCCTGATCGTCGATGTTCCGATCGAGCTCGACAACGGCACCATCGCCCATTTCGAGGGCTACCGGGTGCAGCACAACCTGTCGCGCGGCCCGGGCAAGGGCGGCGTGCGCTTCCACCAGGACGTGACGCTGTCCGAGGTGATGGCGCTGTCGGCCTGGATGTCGGTGAAGAACGCGGCGGTCAACGTGCCGTACGGCGGTGCCAAGGGCGGCATCCGCGTCGACCCGCGCACGCTGTCGCACGCGGAGCTGGAACGCCTGACGCGCCGCTACACCAGTGAAATAAACATCATCATCGGGCCGAGCAAGGACATCCCGGCGCCCGACGTCAACACCAACGCACAGGTGATGGCGTGGATGATGGACACCTATTCGATGAATTCGGGCAGCACCTCGACCGGCGTCGTGACCGGCAAGCCGATCTCGCTGGGCGGCTCGCTGGGCCGCCACGAGGCCACCGGCCGGGGCGTGTTCGTGGTCGGCTCCGAGGCCGCGCGCAATATCGGCCTCGAGGTCAAGGGCGCGCGCGTGGCGGTGCAGGGCTTCGGCAACGTCGGCGCGGTCGCCGCCAAGCTGTTCCATGAGGCCGGCGCCAAGGTGGTGGCGGTGCAGGACCACCGCACCACGCTGTTCGACCCGGCCGGCCTGGACGTGCCGGCGATGATGGAATACGCGTCGCACAGCGGCACCATCGACGGCTTCCGCGGCGAAGTCCTGCGGACCGAGCAGTTCTGGGAAGTCGACTGCGACATCCTGATCCCGGCCGCGCTGGAAGGCCAGATCACCGCCGAAAACGCGCCGAAGATCACGGCAAAGCTGGTGATCGAGGGCGCCAACGGCCCGACCACGCCGCAGGCCGATGACATCCTGCGCGAGCGCAATATCCTGGTCTGCCCGGACGTTATCGCCAACGCCGGCGGCGTGACCGTGTCCTACTTCGAATGGGTGCAGGATTTCTCCAGCTTCTTCTGGACCGAGGAAGAGATCAACCAGCGCCTGGTACGGATCATGCAAGAAGCCTTCCGGGCAATCTGGCAAGTGGCACAGGAAAACAAGGTGACGCTGCGCACGGCGGCGTTCATCGTGGCCTGTACGCGGATCCTGCAGGCGCGTGAGATGCGCGGCCTGTACCCCTGATCGGGGCAGGCAGGCCCGGGGCGAGGCACTCGCATGGTGCAGTGCAATAATCGTCCCCGGACCCCGGCTTCATGACCGCCAGACGCGGTCTCCGGCAAGCGCCGGAGGCCGCGTTGTCGTATCCGGACGCGCTGCGCACGGATTGCCCCGAAGTGAGGTTCTAGGAGAAAACCCAGTTGTATTGCGCCGGATGCTGCGCAATACTGTTTCACCAGTGGGGGTTTTATTCTTAGAATCCCGCTTTCTCTTCATGGTCAAGGAGATGTTATGAATTTCGCCAAGTTGGCTGCCCTGATGATTGCCGGGGGCGTAATGTGCGGGACGGCACAGGCAGCCGAACAACTGACGGGCACGCTGAAGAAAATCAAGGACACCAGCGTCATCACGCTCGGCGTGCGCGAATCGTCGATTCCGTTCAACTACAACCTGGGCGGCGTGCGCCAGGTCGGCTATTCCTACGATATCAACATGAAGATCGTGGAAGCCATCAAGGACCAGCTGAAGCTGCCGACCCTGCAGGTCAAGGAAATCCCGATCACCTCGCAGAACCGCATCACGCTGCTGCAGAACGGCACCATCGATATCGAGTGCGGCTCGACCACCAATAACCTGGAACGCCAGAAGCAGGTCGCCTTCACCAATTCCATCTTCATCATCGGCACACGCATCATGGTGAAGAAGGATGCCGGCATCAAGGACTGGGCCGACCTGAAGGGCAAGAACGTCGTCACCACCGCCGGCACCACGTCGGAGCGCCTGCTGCGCAAGATGAACGACGACCAGAAGCTGGGCGTCAACATCATCAGCACCAAGGACCACGGCCAGTCGTTCCTGACGCTGGAATCGGGCCGCGCGGTCGCCTTCATGATGGACGACGCGCTGCTGTACGGCGAACGCGCCAAGGCCAAGAACCCGGCCGACTGGATCGTCGTCGGCAAGCCGCAATCGCGCGAGTCCTATGGCTGCATGATCCGCAAGGACGACCCGCAGTTCAAGAAGCTGGCCGACAACGTCATCTCCGGCATGATGAAGGACGGCTCGATCAACACGCTGTACACCAAGTGGTTCATGCAACCGGTTCCGCCCAAGGGCCTGAACCTGGACTTCCCGCTGTCCGAAGACATGAAGACGCTGATCAAGGCGCCTAACGACAAGGCGCTGGACTGACCTGCCGTTGACAGCACTGCGAAACGGAAGGCTCGTCCTTCCGTTTCTTTTTGAGGACGCAACATGAACTACAACTGGCATTGGGGAGTTTTCCTCGAACAGGCCGCCCAGAACGAGACCTACCTGGACTGGATGATCTCAGGTCTCAAGGTCACGCTCGCGCTGGGGCTTTCGTCCTGGGTCATTGCCCTGGTCATCGGTTCGGTGCTCGGCGTGCTGCGCACGGTGCCGAACAAATGGCTGGCCGGCATTGCCGCCACCTATGTCGAGATTTTCCGCAACATCCCGCTGCTGGTGCAGCTGTTCATCTGGTACTTTGTCGCGCCCGAGCTGCTGCCCGGCGGCGAGGCGATCAAGCAGATGAACCCGTTCGCGCAGCAGTTCCTGGCCGCCATGCTGTGCCTGGGGACGTTTACCGCCGCGCGGGTGTGCGAGCAGGTGCGCTCGGGCATCAACTCGCTGGCGCGCGGTCAGAAGAACGCCGGCCTGGCGATGGGCTTCACGCTGCCGCAGACGTACCGCCACGTGCTGCTGCCGATGGCATTCCGCGTGATCGTGCCGCCGCTGACCTCCGAGTTCCTGAACATCTTCAAGAACTCGGCGGTGGCGTCGACCATCGGCCTGCTCGAGCTGGCCGCGCAGGGGCGCCAGCTGGTGGACTACACCGCGCGCCCGTATGAGTCGTTCATCGCGGTCACGCTGATGTACGCGCTGATCAACATCACGGTGATGCTGCTGATGCGCTGGGTCGAGGCCCGCACGCGCGTGCCCGGCTTCATCGGCGGCAAGTAAGGGGGCGCCATGGCTTATTCCTTCGATTTCACCTCGATCAACCCGGCCACGCTGCATGTGCTGGGCGAGGGCATGATGGTCTCGCTGAAGATCACCGTCACCGCGGTGGTGGTAGGCATCATCTGGGGCACCATCCTGGCGATGATGCGGCTGTCGTCGTTCCGGCTGCTGAACTGGTTCGCCCAGGGGTACGTGACCATCTTCCGCTCGATCCCGCTGGTGATGGTGCTGTTGTGGTTCTTCCTGATCATCCCGCAGGTGCTGCAGGGCCTCTTCAACCTGTCGCCGGCGACCGACCTGCGCATGACCTCGGCGCTGGTGGCGTTCGCGCTGTTCGAGGCGGCGTACTACTCCGAGATCATCCGCGCGGGGATCCAGAGCGTGTCGCGCGGGCAGATGTTCGCGGCGCAGGCGCTGGGCATGACCTACGGGCAGTCGATGCGGCTGGTGATCCTGCCGCAGGCGTTCCGCAACATGGTGCCGCTGCTGCTGACGCAGGGCATCATCCTGTTCCAGGATACGTCGCTGGTGTACGTGAGCGCGCTGGCGGACTTCTTCGGCCAGGCCTACGGCATCGGCGAGCGCGA from Cupriavidus taiwanensis encodes:
- the gltK gene encoding glutamate/aspartate ABC transporter permease GltK; the protein is MAYSFDFTSINPATLHVLGEGMMVSLKITVTAVVVGIIWGTILAMMRLSSFRLLNWFAQGYVTIFRSIPLVMVLLWFFLIIPQVLQGLFNLSPATDLRMTSALVAFALFEAAYYSEIIRAGIQSVSRGQMFAAQALGMTYGQSMRLVILPQAFRNMVPLLLTQGIILFQDTSLVYVSALADFFGQAYGIGERDGRIVEMLLFAGLVYFIICFSASLLVKRYQKKVAV
- a CDS encoding Glu/Leu/Phe/Val family dehydrogenase — translated: MSSAAPTNTAGQKHALPSYLNADNLGPWGIYLQQVDRVTPYLGSLARWVETLKRPKRALIVDVPIELDNGTIAHFEGYRVQHNLSRGPGKGGVRFHQDVTLSEVMALSAWMSVKNAAVNVPYGGAKGGIRVDPRTLSHAELERLTRRYTSEINIIIGPSKDIPAPDVNTNAQVMAWMMDTYSMNSGSTSTGVVTGKPISLGGSLGRHEATGRGVFVVGSEAARNIGLEVKGARVAVQGFGNVGAVAAKLFHEAGAKVVAVQDHRTTLFDPAGLDVPAMMEYASHSGTIDGFRGEVLRTEQFWEVDCDILIPAALEGQITAENAPKITAKLVIEGANGPTTPQADDILRERNILVCPDVIANAGGVTVSYFEWVQDFSSFFWTEEEINQRLVRIMQEAFRAIWQVAQENKVTLRTAAFIVACTRILQAREMRGLYP
- a CDS encoding ABC transporter permease; translation: MMTLTSAQERRVQRVAPWLLLAAVLLLWQGACMAFDVSDFILPTPTAIATALVDYADVIAGHAWRTFWTTMAGFAVAIGVGVLLGLAMGSSRLLYAASYPLMTAFNALPKAAFVPILVVWFGLGAGPAILTAFLISFFPIMVNIATGLATLEPELEDVLRVLGAKRRDVLFKVGLPRALPYFFASLKVAITLAFVGTTVSEMNAANEGIGYLLVSAGSAMKMPLAFAGLVVIAVMAMAMYELFAVVEKRMTGWAHRG
- a CDS encoding ABC transporter substrate-binding protein, with the protein product MAPSRAAQVSSAVFTAVSKNAGKPATRPARRRLLKLGAMLGTSLVLSTQFAGAAHAQAAATKVRFQLDWRFEGPAALFLLGEQKGYYKAEKLEVSIDAGNGSGNVVNRVASGTYDMGFADMSSVMEFYGNNPDAKNKPVAVMMVYNNTPAAILALKKSGIRAPKDLAGKRLGAPVFDAGRRAFPIFARANGLQASSFNWQAMDPTLRETMLVRGDLDAITGFSFTSILNLNARGVKDEDIVVLPYPQFGVKLYGNAVIASEEFIRKNPEAVKAFLRAFSKSAREVIARPEEGIRALKARDGIIDEKLETRRLKLALDSVVQSPDARAEGFGRISKPRLSLMASQVADAFGTKGRINPDALWTDAYLPSAAELDVLR
- a CDS encoding amino acid ABC transporter permease, producing MNYNWHWGVFLEQAAQNETYLDWMISGLKVTLALGLSSWVIALVIGSVLGVLRTVPNKWLAGIAATYVEIFRNIPLLVQLFIWYFVAPELLPGGEAIKQMNPFAQQFLAAMLCLGTFTAARVCEQVRSGINSLARGQKNAGLAMGFTLPQTYRHVLLPMAFRVIVPPLTSEFLNIFKNSAVASTIGLLELAAQGRQLVDYTARPYESFIAVTLMYALINITVMLLMRWVEARTRVPGFIGGK
- a CDS encoding LysR family transcriptional regulator, which translates into the protein MEIKWLEDFVSLAETHSFSRSAELRHVTQPAFSRRIQSLEAWVGTELIDRSSYPTSLTPAGKVFYEQALAMLAQVSETRALMRGQRSANAQVLEFAVPHTLSLTFFPEWLKALERKLGTLPCRLRALNVHDAVLMLVEGGCDLVMVYHHARQAIQLDPARYDMLVLGTERLSPYSVPDPAGKPLFRLPGTDKKPVPFLSYTPNAFLGRMVDLLLAETAEALKLDKCYETDMAEALKVMALSGHGMAFLPESAVRDDVAAGRLVRAESARGLPLSIDMEIRLYREKPGENGGERRAGARRKRQLVDQVWGTLTSA
- a CDS encoding ABC transporter ATP-binding protein, with the translated sequence MMARLAESMPAPATAAAAASAPVEPFVDFNRVWLAYDDALARQGEFAVEDLSLQAAPGEFIAIVGPSGCGKSTFMKLATGLRPATRGTVRIAGEKVSGPLKQVGMAFQAPTLLPWRTTLDNVMLPLEIVEPYRSTLRARRDEYVDRARRLLHTVGLGGYEDKYPWQLSGGMQQRASICRALVHQPRMLLLDEPFGALDAFTREELWCVLRDLWQAQRFNVILVTHDLREAVFLADTVYVMSQRPGRIVLRKEISLPRPRDLELTYTEPFAELVHTLREKIGHVRQH
- a CDS encoding glutamate/aspartate ABC transporter substrate-binding protein; translated protein: MNFAKLAALMIAGGVMCGTAQAAEQLTGTLKKIKDTSVITLGVRESSIPFNYNLGGVRQVGYSYDINMKIVEAIKDQLKLPTLQVKEIPITSQNRITLLQNGTIDIECGSTTNNLERQKQVAFTNSIFIIGTRIMVKKDAGIKDWADLKGKNVVTTAGTTSERLLRKMNDDQKLGVNIISTKDHGQSFLTLESGRAVAFMMDDALLYGERAKAKNPADWIVVGKPQSRESYGCMIRKDDPQFKKLADNVISGMMKDGSINTLYTKWFMQPVPPKGLNLDFPLSEDMKTLIKAPNDKALD